In Rhizophagus irregularis chromosome 7, complete sequence, a single genomic region encodes these proteins:
- a CDS encoding uncharacterized protein (SECRETED:cutsite_PQA-KI; SECRETED:prob_0.2946); SECRETED:SignalP(1-18), with translation MSFSFVIFSIMCFLAPQAKIELKPLVKTLNFINEKTPSIPSGMVANRYLGLRGDLNIAMWITFIQSPS, from the coding sequence ATGTCTTTTAGCTTTGTTATCTTTTCAATTATGTGTTTCTTAGCTCCTCAGGCTAAAATTGAATTGAAACCTTTGGTAAAGACTTTGAACTTCATCAACGAAAAGACCCCATCGATACCCTCTGGAATGGTAGCAAACCGATATTTGGGATTAAGAGGCGATTTGAACATCGCAATGTGGATTACTTTCATTCAATCTCCGTCTTAG